CCTGACATGAGAAAACGGCTCGGCAGAATAATAGTCGCGCTGAATAAGTCGGGGCGGCCGGTTACATGCGATGACTTAAAGGTCGCCGGCGCCATGGCCGCGATACTCACGGACGCGATCAACCCGAATCTCGTCCAGACGATAGAGAATACCCCGGTTTTTATACATACCGGCCCGTTTGCCAATATTACGCACGGCAACAGTTCCATACTTGCCGATAGAGTGGCGCTCGGGCTGTCCGATTACGTCGTAACGGAATCGGGCTTCGGCGCGGATTGCGGCCTCGAAAAATTCGTCAATATAAAATGCAGGGCGAGCGGGCTTAAACCATCGGCCGCGGTGCTCGTAGCATCGGTCAGGGCGCTGAAAATACATTCCGGATTATTCGATATGGTCGTGGGCAGGCCATTAGGTCGCGAACTCTCCGTGGAGAATCTTGACGCTGTTGAGTTGGGCCTGGCAAATCTCGAAAAGCAGATAGAGAACGTCCGGATATACGGTATCCCTTGTATCGTCGCGATCAACAGGTTTGCCTCCGACACCAACCGCGAAATTGAACTTATTAAAAAGAAGGCGCTTGAAGCGGGCGCCTTCAGTTGCGTCCAGAGCGAAGTTCACAGGTACGGCTCCCGCGGCGGAGTGGAGTTGGCCAAAGCGGTCGAAGATGCGTGCTCGGCAAACGGAAAATTTAATTTTCTATATCCGGATGTTATGCCGATCGAAGAGAAGATAGGCATGATAGCGCGGAAGATATATGGCGCACGCGGCGTACATTTTGAAAAGACCGCCGCTGAAGATATAAAACTTTACAAGAAACTCGGGTTGGCGAAACTTCCCATCTGCATGGCGAAGACGCACCTGTCGTTGTCGCATGATCCGAAGATCAAGGGCGCCCCTAAAAATTTCATCCTGCCGGTGCGTGACGTGAAGCCGTCCGCAGGCGCCGGATTTCTCTACGCATTGTGCGCAGACATAATGACCATGCCCAGCTTACCGTCAAGGCCGGTGGGGGAGCATGTCGACATAGATGCGAAGGGGAGGCTTAAATATGTACAATAAAAAGCCGCTACGTGATTATCTGGATGACCTTGCGGCCAGGCGCCCCGCGCCGGGCGGCGGAAGCGCGGCCGCGCTTTCCGCGGCGATAGGAGCCGCTCTTATTTCTATGGTAGCGAACTATACGGTGGGTAACCCGAAATATAAATCGGATGAGGATAAAGTAGCCGTTATTCTGAAGAAGGCTGAGGCGTATCGTACCCGGCTTCTGGCGCTGGTCGATGAAGACGTGTCCGCGTATGAAAAATTATGCGACGGAATAAAAAATTCACCCAAAGGTTCTCAGGCCCCGGACGGGCTTTATAAGGATGCGATCACCCCGCCGCTAGAGATGTGCAGGATATCCGCGGAAGCGCTCGGGATATGTAAGGAAATTGCGGAATGCGGGAACAGGAATTTGATAACAGATACCGCGATAGCCGCGATACTTCTCGAAGGAGCATTTTTTTCCGCGAAGTTTAACGTGTACATAAATTTGAAATATATAAAAGACATTGATTTTATCGGCAATATCCACAAAGAGCTTTCGCCTCTGGAAAAGTCTCTGCCGGAATTAAAAGAAGAGATATTGGAAATGTGTGAGGAAGTTATAAAATAGCGTTTAGCTCAGGGGGAGAAATGGCGGCAATATTATTAGAGGGTAAGCCGATAGCCGAAAGGTTGGGGGCTAAAATAAAATCCGAAGTCGAGGTTTTGAAGGCAGAGCGGGGGATGGCGCCGAAGCTTTTGGCGCTCCAGATAGGCGTAAATGCTTCGTCTGCCGTATATGCGAAGGCGCAAAAGAAAGCGGCCGAATCGCTGGGCATAGACTACGAGCTTAGGACGGTTGCCGATTTGACGAGCCAGGCGGAGGCGGAAAAATTGATAAAAGATTTAAATAAAGATCCGGGTATTGCCGCCGTCATACTTCAACTCCCGGTGCCGAAAGGTATCGACGCCAAGCGTCTGGTGAACCTGATATCGCCCGGGAAAGATGCCGAAGGCATGCATCCGCAGAACCTCGGCAGGATATTGCTGGGGCAGTACAATATCGGGCCGTGCGCGGCGATGGCGGTCATGGAGCTTTTAGGTTCGATAAAAGCGGATCTCTATGGCAAAGAAGCGGTTATCGTCGGGCATTCCGAGATAGTCGGTAAGCCCCTGGCGATGATGTTATTGAGTAAGTTCGCGACGACCACGGTATGCCACATAGCTACGAGCAAGCGCGGGGTACTGCCGGAGCACATAAGGCGCGCCGAGATATTGGTGGTCGCGGTCGGGAAGGCGGGAGTAGTCAGGGGCGAATGGATAAAACCCGGAGCGATAGTGATAGACGTCGGCATAAATCGAGCGGGCGATAAGATACTCGGCGATGTCGAGTTTGACAGCGCCGCGGATAAAGCCGCGTATATTACGCCGGTTCCCGGGGGGGTAGGGCCGTTGACCACCACGATACTCATGCGAAATACCGTAGAATTATTTAAGGGGCAGGTTAAATGACATTCTGTGAAAAGATAAAACAGGGCAGTTTCGTAATTACCAGCGAGATAGGACCACCTAAAGGCATCGATTTAAAAGAGATGTTCGAAGACGCGGAGCTCATAAAAAGCCGTGTCGACGCTATGAATGTTACCGATCTGCAGAGTTCCGTTTTGAGGGTCGGTTCGCTCGCGGTATGTAAACTTTTAAAAGATATGGCCATCGAGCCGATATTGCAGATGACCTGCCGCGACCGGAATCGCCTGGCGCTCCAGTCGGATCTTTTATCCGCGGGTGCGCTCGGGATAGAGAACGTCCTAATCCTGACGGGCGATTACCCTACGCTCGGCGACCATCCCGAAGCGAAGCCGGTATTCGACCTCGATAGCGTCGAGCTCATACAGGCCGCTAAAACACTCGAAGGCGGGAAGGATATGAAGGGCAACGCGCTGAAAGGCGCGCCTGAGTTTTGTATCGGCGCGGTCGTCAATCCAGGCGCCGATCCGCTCGAGCCCGAGATAATAAAGATGGAGAAGAAAGTAGAAGCCGGCGCACAATTTTTTCAGACGCAGGCGGTATATGACATCGATCTTTTCAAAAGATTTTTAGACGCCTCGAAACATATAAAAATACCCGTGCTTGCGGGAATCGTGATTTTAAAGTCCGCGGGCATGGCGAAATACATGAATAAGAACGTTGCCGGGGTATTCGTTCCCGATGCTCTCATAAACGAGATGGAGACGACAAAAGATAAATCGGCGAAGTCTATCGAGATTGCGGCGCGTCTCATCAGAGATCTCAAGCCCCTCTGCCGGGGCATACATATAATGCCGATCGGATGGGATAAGAAAGTACCGGCGATATTGGATGCCGCTGGATTGTAGAATTTCGAAAAACAGGAGAACGCGATGTCGAAAGCATCGGAGATAACTATAAAAACAGTAGCGGGATTGATGGTCTCAGGCGCGAAAAAGGTCATTGCGCAGGCCGATGCGTTATTGGGCAGGGCAAAAAAAGAAAAAGGCCCCGCGCAGGCGGTCGCATTTCCGGAAACAGCATTCTATCTCCCGTTGGCTAACGCGCTTCTCGGGCTCGAAACGAAGACGGTAGCCGATGCTGAAAAGATACTGTCTGCGGCTAAGACGCTTGTTATAAAGGACGTGCCTTCCGAAGACGCATGGGG
This genomic stretch from Candidatus Omnitrophota bacterium harbors:
- a CDS encoding formate--tetrahydrofolate ligase, which gives rise to MKSDVQIAAEAKLKPISAIAGSIGIPGRYIEAYGSHKAKVSIDILTSLKPKKKSKYIVVTGITPTHLGEGKTVTTIGLSMALNRLGKRSIACLRQPSMGPFFGVKGGGVGGGYSQVAPEYDINLHLTGDIHAVTQAHNLAASFLDNHLYRGNKLNIDINRIFWRRVLDVNDRALRNIRIAIGGKESGVERDTGFDITAASEIMAILALAESMPDMRKRLGRIIVALNKSGRPVTCDDLKVAGAMAAILTDAINPNLVQTIENTPVFIHTGPFANITHGNSSILADRVALGLSDYVVTESGFGADCGLEKFVNIKCRASGLKPSAAVLVASVRALKIHSGLFDMVVGRPLGRELSVENLDAVELGLANLEKQIENVRIYGIPCIVAINRFASDTNREIELIKKKALEAGAFSCVQSEVHRYGSRGGVELAKAVEDACSANGKFNFLYPDVMPIEEKIGMIARKIYGARGVHFEKTAAEDIKLYKKLGLAKLPICMAKTHLSLSHDPKIKGAPKNFILPVRDVKPSAGAGFLYALCADIMTMPSLPSRPVGEHVDIDAKGRLKYVQ
- a CDS encoding cyclodeaminase/cyclohydrolase family protein, which encodes MYNKKPLRDYLDDLAARRPAPGGGSAAALSAAIGAALISMVANYTVGNPKYKSDEDKVAVILKKAEAYRTRLLALVDEDVSAYEKLCDGIKNSPKGSQAPDGLYKDAITPPLEMCRISAEALGICKEIAECGNRNLITDTAIAAILLEGAFFSAKFNVYINLKYIKDIDFIGNIHKELSPLEKSLPELKEEILEMCEEVIK
- a CDS encoding bifunctional 5,10-methylenetetrahydrofolate dehydrogenase/5,10-methenyltetrahydrofolate cyclohydrolase, coding for MAAILLEGKPIAERLGAKIKSEVEVLKAERGMAPKLLALQIGVNASSAVYAKAQKKAAESLGIDYELRTVADLTSQAEAEKLIKDLNKDPGIAAVILQLPVPKGIDAKRLVNLISPGKDAEGMHPQNLGRILLGQYNIGPCAAMAVMELLGSIKADLYGKEAVIVGHSEIVGKPLAMMLLSKFATTTVCHIATSKRGVLPEHIRRAEILVVAVGKAGVVRGEWIKPGAIVIDVGINRAGDKILGDVEFDSAADKAAYITPVPGGVGPLTTTILMRNTVELFKGQVK
- a CDS encoding methylenetetrahydrofolate reductase: MTFCEKIKQGSFVITSEIGPPKGIDLKEMFEDAELIKSRVDAMNVTDLQSSVLRVGSLAVCKLLKDMAIEPILQMTCRDRNRLALQSDLLSAGALGIENVLILTGDYPTLGDHPEAKPVFDLDSVELIQAAKTLEGGKDMKGNALKGAPEFCIGAVVNPGADPLEPEIIKMEKKVEAGAQFFQTQAVYDIDLFKRFLDASKHIKIPVLAGIVILKSAGMAKYMNKNVAGVFVPDALINEMETTKDKSAKSIEIAARLIRDLKPLCRGIHIMPIGWDKKVPAILDAAGL